The Candidatus Edwardsbacteria bacterium sequence CTTCATTCACGATCCCCAGCCCATCTGCCTGATAGAGAAAAGGACCAAATCCAAGGCCCATTGGGTGTGGAGGTGCCATATCGATATTTCCACCCCCCAACCCGACCTGTGGCAGTTCCTTAAAAATTACGTTGAGCGGTATGAGGGAGCGGTCATCTCGTCTCCCAGCTTTTCCCAGAGACTGTCGGTTCCCCAGTTTCTGATCCCGCCTTCCATCGATCCGCTGGCCGACAAGAATAAGGAATTGGAGCCGCGATTCATCAATTCGGTATTCGAAAAATACGGTATTGACCGCCAGCGGCCGATCGTAACCCAGATCTCCAGGTTCGACCGCCTGAAGGACCCGGTGGGCCTGATCAAAGCCTTTAAGATGGCCCACAAAAAACTGGACTGCCAGCTGGTGCTGGCCGGGGGCGGGGCCACCGACGATCCCGAGGGCCTGCTGGTGCTGGAGGAGGTCAAGGCCGAGGCCGAAGGCCGTCCGGACATCCATATTCTCCACCTGGCCCCGGGGGCCGACCTGGAGATCAACGCCTTGGTGAGGGGCTCCTCCATCATCGTTCAGAATTCCATCAAGGAGGGCTTCGGCCTGACGGTTTCCGAGGCCCTGTGGAAGGGCAAGGCCATCATCAGCCGGCCGGTGGGGGGCATCACCCAGCAGGTGCTGCACGATGTCACCGGTCTGCTGGTCCATTCCACCGAGGGGCTTGCCTATTCCATCCGCTATCTGCTGGCCAATCCGGACTGGGCTGCGGCCCTGGGCAAGGCCGGCAAGGAGTTCGTCCGGGGCAATTTCCTGATCACCCGCCATCTGCGCCGTTATATGCTGGTGATGCTTTCCACCAGGTTCTCCGGGCAAAAGAAGATATACCTATGATCCTGCTGATGCTGGATTTCGACGGGACCCTGGCCCCCATCCGCCCCCGCCCCGAAATGGCCAGGCTTCCGTCCGGCACCCTTAAACTGCTTGACAGCCTGGGCCGGTCTTCTGATATAACACTGGCCATCATCAGCGGAAGGAAGCTGGCCGAGCTGAAAAAACTGGTGCCGGTCCGGGGCATGTATTATGCCGGATGTCACGGCCTGGAGATCAGCGGGCCGGGATTTAAATTCACCCATCCCCGGGCCAGGGCGGCCATCCCCCATCTGAAATCCCTGCTCAAAGATCTGAAGGGTTTGGAAAGCAAACTGCCAGGGGCCTTGATAGAGGACAAGGGGCTGTCGGTGGCCCTCCACTTCCGTAACGTGACCGGGGAATATATTCCTTCTATGAACGAACAGATCTCCGGGTTGCAAAAAAAATATCCCCGTCTGCTCTGCCAGCCGGGCCGGAAGGTCTATGATTTCAGGCCCAATGTATCCTGGGACAAGGGGCGGGCCGTCAAACTGCTGGTGAAAAAACTTTATAATAAGAAGCCATTCCCAATTTATATCGGCGATGATACTACCGACGAGGACGCCTTCCGGGCATTGCGGGGGGTCGGCCTTACCTTGCTGGTGGAGAACCGGGAGAAACCCCAGGGCCGGACCGCAGCAGAATTCCGGCTGGCATCCCCGGCCAAAGTGCTGACATTTTTAAAATCCCTGATTCAATCGAAAGGACTTCCTTGATCGCCAAATTTAAAAAATATGCTCTTAGGGCTACCGAGCGTATTTCTCAGATAGGCCGCCCCACCAGGATACTGCTCTTGGGGGTCGGCTTGGGGATCATCACCGGTCTGACTGCGGTGGCCTTCCGCAGCCTGATCATCTTCTCCAACAGCCTGTTCTTTCCCCACGATCCGCATCAGATATTCCTGATCGGCCGGTGGTGGCGCTATCTGGCTTTCATGATACCGGCCATCGGAGGTCTGTTGGTGGGCGGCATTATGTACCTTTTCTTCCGCCAGGAGGAGCCGTTATCAGGAGTTCCCGAAGTGATGGCCGCAGTCTCGCTGAAAGGCGGCCTGCTCAATCCCAGGATGGGCCTTAAGAGCCTGCTCTCTGCCATCACCATCGGCTCGGGCGGCTCGGCCGGTCCGGAGGGCCCGATAGTGGAGATCGGCTCCTCGCTGGGATCATATCTGGGGCAGAAACTGAAATTGACCGGCAATGAATTGAGGCTGATGGCGGGATGCGGAGCCGCTGCCGGAATTGCCGCGGTCTTCGGGGCGCCTCTGGGCGGGGTGTTCTTCGCTCTGGAGATCATCCTGGGCGAATTCGCCATCAATACCTTTGCACCGGTGGTGCTTTCGGCGGTGGCGGCCTCGGTCATCTCCCGTACCTTTTTGGGCGACCAGCCGGCCTTCCAGGTGACGGCGGTAACCTCGCTGGGCTCGCTCTATGACATCATCCCCTTTTTGGTCCTGGGCCTTTTATCCGGACTGATATCGGTGCTTTTCATCAATGTCCTCTACAAGGGGCAGTCCATGTTCGGCCGGTATAAATTCTCCTCCTGGCTGAAGCCGGCAGTGGGCGGTTTGATGGTGGGGGTGCTGGGCCTGGCTCTGCCCCAGGTCCTGGGCGAAGGGTATCATTCGGTAACCGCCATTTTGAATGGAAACATACTGTGGTGGACCGCCCTGCTGCTGGTCTTTGCCAAAATACTGGCCACCTCATTGACCCTGGGCTCCGGCGCGCCAGGGGGGTCGTTTGCCCCGGCCGTTTTCATCGGGGCGATGCTGGGCGGGGCCTTCGGCCAGCTGCTGGCGATTTTGTTTCCCGGGTTCTTTGTTTATAATGCCTCCTTCGCCCTGGCCGGGGCCGCCGGGGTGGTGGCCGGGGCCCTAAACGCTCCGCTGACCGCCGGGCTTATCATCTTCGAGATCACCGGGACTTACAAGATAGTGCTGCCGGCCATGATCGTGGTGGCCATCTCGGCCATGATAACCAAGCGGATGAAGGGTTCTTCGGTCTACACCCAGGCCATGTTCAAGGCCGGACTGCCGGTGGACCAGCTGCGCCGCCACAGCCACCTTTCCTCGGCCACCTGCCGCCAGGCCATGAAAAGGGACATCCTGGCCATTCTGCCCCAGATGTCCCTGCATGACATCATCAAGGCCATCAGCCGGACCGACCAGCTGATACTGCCGGTGATAGACGACAACAATAAGTATCTGGCCTCGGTCAACTGGTCGCAGCTCCGGCTGTTCCTGGAGGACGAGCAGACCGGCGGGCTGATTATCGCCCATGACGTGATGATAAAGGTCCCCCAGGTCAAGGCCGATGACAGCCTGTCGCTGGCCCTGATGCACCTGATCAAGAACGACATGCAGGAGATCCCGGTGGTGGAGGATGGTAAATTGGTGGGGCTGATAGGGAACAAGGAGATATTAAAAGGGGGGTTCTGATATCTTTTAATGAGCAATTAACCGCCGATCCCGGCGGTTTTTTTTATTGCATTTGTCTACGCCGGATGCTATCCTTACAGCTATGAATTATCTGCCCATGACAAGATCGGAGATGGACTCCCTGGGCTGGGAACAGTGCGATATCATCCTGGTCTCCGGAGATGCCTATATGGACCACTCCTCATTCGGCCCGGCGGTGATCGGCCGGGTGCTGGAATCTCAGGGCTTCAAGGTGGGCATCATTGCCCAGCCCGACTGGCATTCCACCGCCGACATCCTCCGCCTGGGCAAGCCCCGGCTGTTCTTCGGGGTCACCTCCGGCAACATCGACAGCATGCTCCATCATTACACCGCCAACAAGAAACTGCGCCACGACGATCCCTATTC is a genomic window containing:
- a CDS encoding glycosyltransferase; translated protein: MALAKLDDYRQVVGDPEIEEMRAIARQLKGARMKHINSTSVGGGVAEILHRMVPLLNEMGILARWEVIKGGDDFFNITKAFHNALHGKAENITSEMLRVFADYNRKNAEEMDFSQDDFVFIHDPQPICLIEKRTKSKAHWVWRCHIDISTPQPDLWQFLKNYVERYEGAVISSPSFSQRLSVPQFLIPPSIDPLADKNKELEPRFINSVFEKYGIDRQRPIVTQISRFDRLKDPVGLIKAFKMAHKKLDCQLVLAGGGATDDPEGLLVLEEVKAEAEGRPDIHILHLAPGADLEINALVRGSSIIVQNSIKEGFGLTVSEALWKGKAIISRPVGGITQQVLHDVTGLLVHSTEGLAYSIRYLLANPDWAAALGKAGKEFVRGNFLITRHLRRYMLVMLSTRFSGQKKIYL
- the otsB gene encoding trehalose-phosphatase encodes the protein MILLMLDFDGTLAPIRPRPEMARLPSGTLKLLDSLGRSSDITLAIISGRKLAELKKLVPVRGMYYAGCHGLEISGPGFKFTHPRARAAIPHLKSLLKDLKGLESKLPGALIEDKGLSVALHFRNVTGEYIPSMNEQISGLQKKYPRLLCQPGRKVYDFRPNVSWDKGRAVKLLVKKLYNKKPFPIYIGDDTTDEDAFRALRGVGLTLLVENREKPQGRTAAEFRLASPAKVLTFLKSLIQSKGLP
- a CDS encoding chloride channel protein, producing the protein MIAKFKKYALRATERISQIGRPTRILLLGVGLGIITGLTAVAFRSLIIFSNSLFFPHDPHQIFLIGRWWRYLAFMIPAIGGLLVGGIMYLFFRQEEPLSGVPEVMAAVSLKGGLLNPRMGLKSLLSAITIGSGGSAGPEGPIVEIGSSLGSYLGQKLKLTGNELRLMAGCGAAAGIAAVFGAPLGGVFFALEIILGEFAINTFAPVVLSAVAASVISRTFLGDQPAFQVTAVTSLGSLYDIIPFLVLGLLSGLISVLFINVLYKGQSMFGRYKFSSWLKPAVGGLMVGVLGLALPQVLGEGYHSVTAILNGNILWWTALLLVFAKILATSLTLGSGAPGGSFAPAVFIGAMLGGAFGQLLAILFPGFFVYNASFALAGAAGVVAGALNAPLTAGLIIFEITGTYKIVLPAMIVVAISAMITKRMKGSSVYTQAMFKAGLPVDQLRRHSHLSSATCRQAMKRDILAILPQMSLHDIIKAISRTDQLILPVIDDNNKYLASVNWSQLRLFLEDEQTGGLIIAHDVMIKVPQVKADDSLSLALMHLIKNDMQEIPVVEDGKLVGLIGNKEILKGGF